AAATCGGTTTTTGCTTTTATCGAATCCTTTTTGCGCTTTTTAGAAAAGAAATCTTTGCAATCGGAGAATTTTCTTTTTTCAAAAGGAAGGAGTTTGAGAAAAAAATTCGGTTTTGTTTTGTCCGATCGTTCGTTCCGTTATTTCTGGGTTTTCTATATTCTTCTCCAAATCCTTTTACCTCTCAGACATTTTTTATATCCGGGTTATCATCTCTGGACCGAACAGGGATTTCGATTCTCTTGGCAGATCATGCTCGTTCAAAAAAACGGGATCGCTTCTTTTCGAGTCGTCAATCAACAAACCGGAGAAACCACGGTCGTACTTCCCGAATCTCATCTCAACGAGATCCAGAGAATTATGATGAGTTATCAGCCGGATTTGATTCTTCAATTCGCGCACTGGGTCGGCGAAAATGAAAAGGCGAGAACGGGTCAGGAAGTTTCCGTCTATGCGGACGTGATGGTTTCTTTAAACGGAAGAAAGAGTCAGATTCTGATCGATCCGGAAAGAGACCTCATGAAAGTTTCGAACTCTCTCGTAAACAAAGAATGGGTTCTTTCCGGCGATGAAGACTAACGTTATACGCCCACGAAGGACCGCATCGAAACCGATCGATTTTGAAAACTGTGATGAATGAACTTTATCTTTTCTTCCGGCTTCATCGCGCCTAAAACATAAAAGATCGGCTCCAAATGTTCCGTAGAGGGAGCCGCAAGTTTTGCGATATCTCCCTTTTTCTGAAATTCCAAAATCGCTTTATCGTTTCTGGATTCCAGAGCTTGTCGAACGAACTCGTCAAACTCGATCGCCCAGTCCGCCGGAGTCGCGTTCATGTTGTGAAAGTCGGCCTTTCCCAAATTGTGAACGATGTTCCCGCTTCCTATGATCAACGTTCCCTCTTCTCTGAGTTGTCTTAACTCTTGTCCGATCTCGTATTGTTGTTCGGGGCTCGCGTTTGCGTCGATGCTCAATTGCACCACGGGCAGATTTGCTTTTTGAAAAAGAAAATAAAGGACTCCCCAGCTTCCGTGATCGATTCCCCACTCCGACGTGGTTTGAACCGATACGGATTTGACGAGTTCCTTCACTCGATCCGCCAACGCGGAATCTCCTTTCGGACGATATTGGATTGCATACAACGCGTCCGGAAATCCATAGAAATCGTAAATTTGTTCGGGAGGATCGGAGATTGTCACATAAGTCCCTCTCGTTTTCCAATGCGCGGAAACAACGAGAATATTCTTCACTCCTTCGAGGTTTGAACCGAATGCTTCCAAACTACGAGTGAATTCCGATGGAATGACGAGATTCATGGGGGATCCGTGACCTAAGAATAGAACTGGATTCATACTGTTATTTAGACACAACCCGCTCCAAAAAGAAACACAGTTTTGATGAATTTCTAAAAATCCAAGATCCGCTTATCTAAATTTGGAAATTATTTTCAAGAGCCCTAATGCTTCCTTTTTCAAATCCGATGTTGTATCACGGCCGTCGATTACGATCCATTCTATAATATATTATATTTTTAGAATATTGTTGGTAAGGCGTCTTTGTTGGCCGTAATCTTTCGATCTACTTGAGTGACATAGATCGAAAACGGATTCATAAGCAAGTCATGATCGTTCGAGTATTGAGAGGTTATGGCAATTTAGAGTAATTTTATGTACTTCATTTTCGAAAAACAAACTCATAACCATTCCTAAGAATCGGAATAATCCTTAATTAGTAAAAAAGTAAACATGTTGCCAGAATTCTTTAGATCGAAACGTCGAAACTCATAACAAGCCAGATTGATGAAGAGAAAAGTTTTAGTCCTCATTCCCCTATTTTTATTTTTACAAAGTTGTATGGCTTGGCCTCTTCTAACCGGAACCTTGGGTTTAGCGGTTGGGAAAAAAAGCGGCGGCGCTCCTTTGTTCTTTCTTCCATCCGGTAGTTCGGAATCCGCAGTCACTCGTATCGAACTTACTTCACAAGATTCTTCTATCGCAAAAGGTACAAGCTCGCAACTTCACGTGACCGCCATTTTTGACAACGGAACCAATCGGGATATCACGAGTTCCGCTACGATTTTTTCCTCTTCCGCTTCGGTCGCAGCAATCGAAGGAAATTCTGTGAGAGGACTTTCCATTGGATCCTCCACTTTAGAAGCAGATTACCAAGGTTTTACTTCAAGATTGGAGATTACGGTTACCCCGGCGCTTTTGAATTCGATTCAAGTTACGAGTTTGGATTCAGGCACGTTAGCCGTCGGTTCCAGTAGACAGTTCTCCGCAACCGGTATTTTCTCGGACGGCTCCAATCAAGATCTCACAAACGATCCTCTGACAACCTGGTCTTCCAGCAACATCTCTTTGATTTCGGTTAACGCTTCCGGTCTCGCGACGGCGCAAGCTTCCGGCACGGTCAGCGTTCGAGCTTCCTTCGGTTCCAAACAAGGATTTTTATTACTAACGGCAA
This is a stretch of genomic DNA from Leptospira tipperaryensis. It encodes these proteins:
- the ygiD gene encoding 4,5-DOPA dioxygenase extradiol, whose amino-acid sequence is MNPVLFLGHGSPMNLVIPSEFTRSLEAFGSNLEGVKNILVVSAHWKTRGTYVTISDPPEQIYDFYGFPDALYAIQYRPKGDSALADRVKELVKSVSVQTTSEWGIDHGSWGVLYFLFQKANLPVVQLSIDANASPEQQYEIGQELRQLREEGTLIIGSGNIVHNLGKADFHNMNATPADWAIEFDEFVRQALESRNDKAILEFQKKGDIAKLAAPSTEHLEPIFYVLGAMKPEEKIKFIHHSFQNRSVSMRSFVGV